In the Armatimonas rosea genome, one interval contains:
- a CDS encoding M48 family metalloprotease, whose product MKRPDTLANELEKLLGRASSDALIGASGVDDDPLLAGWVTRIGGEVTAHSDRLDSKPEFLILGSDVANALTLPGSKVLVTRGLLDEITSDDELAGVLAHESAHVAKRHAWQQIEGNALFALAMRLLKPKGALLQQGLPILNLLRALAQSRDNEYQADHVGLGFAAAAGYAPLGLLRFIETMASGPMARWEEYFATHPPGAKRAQAGRALALLQDTSPDSRATLAAGFAQRGFVGVAELARLGRDPLALPTLSAPQIPEGLRDQRLALERSQSALLKGLLKTYKPLVTASTLQQLLLLTAPSQDIRFLALATHAYLVQFRIQDTYARTVRSLRVAAPVWDDLATGSHGDPRECELGRAEVKEALRRLEGVPAPLQRASQAALTALADLQLGRFYHLSSGAQWTRIGAIEGLVRYAESELSRADKAAGIAWRFLSLARIRRYQRRLTALVPQDNTEARGVWQELAARRLGRPPDAAQSTGEASLRTALLVQLGKEIPRLGPALSVEGVAQSGGIPENIATVLRLLTLDVERELAARAYLRQKS is encoded by the coding sequence GTGAAGAGACCCGATACCCTTGCCAACGAGCTCGAAAAACTTCTGGGCCGGGCCTCCAGCGATGCGCTCATTGGGGCATCGGGGGTTGACGACGATCCCCTCCTTGCAGGCTGGGTGACGCGGATCGGGGGCGAGGTCACGGCGCACTCCGACCGGCTCGATAGCAAGCCAGAGTTTCTGATCCTGGGCAGCGATGTCGCCAATGCGCTGACCCTACCCGGAAGTAAAGTCTTGGTGACGCGAGGGCTCCTCGATGAGATCACTAGCGACGACGAGCTGGCAGGGGTGTTGGCCCACGAGAGCGCCCATGTCGCCAAGCGCCATGCGTGGCAGCAGATCGAGGGAAACGCGCTCTTTGCGTTGGCGATGCGCCTGCTCAAGCCCAAGGGCGCGCTGCTCCAGCAGGGCCTGCCGATTCTCAACCTGCTCCGTGCCCTCGCCCAGAGCCGCGACAATGAGTACCAGGCAGATCACGTCGGCCTGGGGTTTGCAGCAGCGGCGGGCTACGCGCCGCTGGGGCTTTTGCGCTTTATCGAGACCATGGCCAGTGGCCCGATGGCACGCTGGGAGGAGTACTTTGCCACCCACCCGCCCGGAGCCAAGCGCGCTCAGGCCGGGCGCGCGCTTGCCTTGCTACAAGACACGAGCCCCGATAGCCGTGCGACACTCGCCGCAGGCTTTGCCCAGCGGGGGTTTGTGGGGGTAGCGGAGCTCGCGCGGCTGGGTCGAGACCCCCTCGCACTGCCGACCCTGAGCGCCCCCCAGATCCCCGAGGGCCTGCGCGACCAGCGATTGGCGCTGGAGCGCTCCCAGAGCGCACTTCTCAAGGGGCTCCTCAAGACCTACAAGCCGCTCGTGACCGCCAGTACCCTCCAGCAGCTTCTCCTGCTCACCGCCCCAAGCCAGGACATCCGCTTTCTGGCGCTGGCAACCCATGCGTACCTGGTGCAGTTTCGCATCCAGGACACCTACGCCCGCACGGTCCGTAGCCTGCGGGTAGCGGCACCGGTCTGGGACGACCTCGCGACTGGCAGCCACGGCGATCCCCGCGAGTGTGAGCTCGGGCGGGCAGAGGTCAAGGAGGCGCTACGGCGGCTCGAGGGCGTCCCGGCTCCCCTACAGCGCGCCAGCCAGGCCGCCCTCACCGCCCTCGCCGATCTCCAGCTGGGGCGCTTCTACCACTTGAGCAGCGGCGCACAGTGGACCCGAATCGGCGCGATTGAGGGACTGGTACGCTACGCCGAGAGCGAGCTCTCCCGTGCGGACAAGGCAGCGGGGATTGCCTGGCGCTTTCTGTCTCTCGCCCGTATCCGCCGCTACCAGCGCCGCCTCACCGCCCTTGTCCCACAAGACAACACAGAGGCACGCGGAGTCTGGCAGGAGCTAGCGGCACGCCGCCTTGGACGCCCCCCAGACGCCGCCCAGTCCACCGGAGAGGCGAGCCTACGCACCGCGCTCTTGGTGCAGCTCGGGAAAGAAATCCCACGGCTCGGCCCCGCACTCTCTGTGGAAGGGGTGGCACAAAGCGGCGGAATACCCGAAAATATCGCGACTGTCCTGCGGCTCTTGACCCTGGACGTGGAACGCGAGCTCGCGGCTCGTGCGTACTTGCGACAGAAATCTTGA
- a CDS encoding flavin reductase family protein — translation MSHRAFDPSAMAIPDAYKLLNVCVSPRPIAFVSTLSPEGKPNLAPFSYFMAGGANPPSVTISPLNNRHGEPKDTLVNIEATGEYTISIVTYGIREKMNQASLEYPYGVSEWEEAGFTPGPTEVVKPARVLESPLAMECKLFQVVKHGPGPLSANYIIGEVVRYWIDEALLDENGVVDPTQVDYIARMSGDWYTRATPTAMFELARPT, via the coding sequence ATGTCCCACCGTGCCTTTGACCCGTCGGCGATGGCGATCCCGGATGCCTACAAGCTCCTCAATGTCTGTGTCTCGCCGCGCCCGATTGCCTTTGTCTCGACCCTCTCGCCCGAGGGCAAGCCAAATCTCGCGCCGTTCTCGTACTTCATGGCGGGTGGGGCCAATCCGCCTTCGGTGACCATCTCGCCGCTGAACAACCGCCACGGGGAGCCCAAGGACACGCTCGTCAATATCGAGGCGACCGGGGAGTACACGATCTCGATCGTGACCTACGGGATTCGCGAGAAGATGAACCAGGCGTCGTTGGAGTACCCCTACGGCGTGAGTGAGTGGGAAGAAGCGGGCTTTACCCCAGGCCCGACCGAGGTGGTCAAGCCTGCCCGCGTGCTCGAGTCGCCGCTGGCGATGGAGTGCAAGCTCTTTCAGGTAGTTAAGCACGGGCCAGGGCCGCTCTCCGCCAACTACATTATCGGGGAGGTGGTGCGGTACTGGATCGACGAAGCCTTACTTGACGAAAATGGGGTGGTGGACCCGACTCAGGTGGACTATATCGCTCGAATGAGCGGTGACTGGTACACCCGCGCCACTCCCACGGCGATGTTTGAGCTAGCACGCCCGACCTGA
- a CDS encoding WD40 repeat domain-containing protein: MRPTTTLLPRPLRHLVRATALWTTFLLPVLVVGGVVARRTPRQPVSAPVLFCPLPSDADFEGEFSFFGSEQVVLTATDAAVPRHAQGSGGLAFNTRTGKREAIEIRLSSPMLLMGRQEFAPLVRSWDDKVRARYIDKPGVARWMFGHPDHPDSPPVAREVPGVRLTKAILSPKGRYLVGWGDAGADGKQLVIWEHGVHPPRILKGLGGKSLNVLRFSPDERYLLISHREAELSGELACRELATGKLCWLVRLPATGGKNLQVEDMTVSWDSKYVATAFAQGLAILDIKTGAPLWQQPRLNGFYPRAMLQFSPDSRLLGESQQDGVALWDWQKGK, from the coding sequence ATGCGCCCGACGACAACGCTGCTGCCCCGTCCTTTACGCCATCTGGTACGCGCCACGGCGCTGTGGACGACTTTTCTCCTTCCCGTACTGGTGGTTGGGGGCGTGGTTGCCCGCCGTACCCCACGACAACCAGTGTCCGCTCCTGTCCTTTTCTGCCCGCTTCCGAGCGATGCTGATTTTGAGGGGGAGTTTTCCTTCTTTGGCTCGGAGCAAGTCGTCCTCACAGCCACGGACGCCGCTGTTCCGCGGCACGCACAAGGAAGTGGCGGGCTTGCTTTCAATACAAGAACCGGCAAAAGAGAGGCAATCGAGATCCGCCTTTCAAGCCCGATGCTGCTCATGGGGCGGCAGGAGTTTGCCCCGTTGGTACGTTCCTGGGACGACAAGGTCAGAGCCCGCTACATCGACAAGCCCGGCGTGGCTCGCTGGATGTTCGGGCATCCCGATCACCCCGACTCGCCCCCTGTCGCCCGAGAGGTGCCTGGTGTCCGACTCACCAAGGCGATTCTCTCTCCAAAAGGCCGCTATCTGGTCGGCTGGGGAGATGCCGGGGCGGACGGTAAACAGCTGGTGATCTGGGAACACGGTGTCCACCCGCCAAGGATACTGAAGGGGCTGGGAGGCAAGTCACTCAATGTCCTCCGCTTCTCCCCCGATGAGCGCTATCTTCTTATCTCGCATCGGGAAGCGGAGCTTAGCGGGGAGCTCGCCTGCCGGGAGCTGGCGACTGGAAAGCTGTGCTGGCTCGTGAGACTCCCCGCCACGGGAGGCAAGAACCTCCAAGTGGAGGATATGACGGTCTCGTGGGACAGCAAGTATGTCGCCACGGCTTTCGCGCAGGGACTGGCGATCCTCGACATTAAGACAGGGGCACCGCTGTGGCAGCAGCCGCGCCTGAATGGGTTCTATCCCCGTGCCATGCTCCAGTTCTCCCCCGATAGCCGCTTGCTGGGCGAGTCTCAGCAGGATGGGGTCGCGCTCTGGGACTGGCAGAAAGGAAAGTAG